In Corynebacterium matruchotii, a single genomic region encodes these proteins:
- a CDS encoding ATP-dependent Clp protease ATP-binding subunit: MFERFTDRARRVIVLAQEEARGLNHNYIGTEHILLGLIHEGEGVAAKALESMGISLEAVRQEVEEIIGQGTEPPVGHIPFTPRAKKVLELSLREGLQMGHKYIGTEFLLLGLIREGEGVAAQVLVKLGADLPRVRQQVIQLLSGYEGGDSPENTSNDSNDAIGAGAGPGASSSRGSRGAGERSTSLVLDQFGRNLTQAAKEGKLDPVVGREQEIERIMQVLSRRTKNNPVLIGEPGVGKTAVVEGLALDIVNGKVPETLKDKQVYSLDLGSLVAGSRYRGDFEERLKKVLKEINQRGDIILFIDEIHTLVGAGAAEGAIDAASLLKPKLARGELQTIGATTLDEYRKHIEKDAALERRFQPVQVPEPSVEMTINILKGLRDRYEAHHRVSITDGALTAAANLSDRYINDRFLPDKAVDLIDEAGARMRIKRMTAPEGIREMDERITKVRRQKEAAIDAQDFEKAAGLRDQERQLTEERREKEKQWRAGELDDIAEVGEEQIAEVLAHWTGIPVFKLTEEESSRLLNMEDELHKRIIGQEDAVKAVSRAIRRTRAGLKDPRRPSGSFIFAGPSGVGKTELSKALANFLFGEDDALIQIDMGEFHDRFTASRLFGAPPGYVGYEEGGQLTEKVRRKPFSVVLFDEIEKAHKEIYNTLLQVLEDGRLTDGQGRIVDFKNTVLIFTSNLGTQDISKAVGMGFSAVGEHDADGQYERMKNKVNDELKKHFRPEFLNRIDDIVVFHQLTKEQIVEMVDLLVGRVEKALAAKDMGIELTEQAKNLLAARGFDPVLGARPLRRTIQREIEDVLSEKILFGEVGAGEIVTVDVEGWDGDAKHNDKATFVFTPRPKPLPEELELQATAPAAVEAKPVGASDSAAGTSTSDSVTPRHAAED; this comes from the coding sequence ATCCACGAAGGCGAAGGCGTGGCCGCTAAAGCCCTGGAATCCATGGGCATTTCTTTGGAAGCCGTGCGTCAAGAAGTAGAAGAGATTATCGGCCAAGGTACCGAGCCTCCGGTGGGCCATATTCCTTTTACCCCCCGCGCTAAGAAAGTCCTGGAACTATCCCTGCGCGAAGGCCTGCAAATGGGCCATAAATACATTGGCACCGAATTCCTCCTGCTTGGCCTCATCCGTGAGGGCGAAGGCGTGGCCGCCCAGGTGCTGGTGAAGCTTGGCGCCGACCTGCCCCGAGTGCGGCAGCAGGTTATCCAATTACTGTCCGGTTACGAAGGCGGCGACAGCCCCGAAAACACCTCCAACGACAGTAATGACGCTATCGGTGCTGGTGCGGGCCCCGGCGCCTCCAGTTCCCGTGGCTCCCGTGGTGCCGGCGAGCGCTCCACCTCCCTGGTGCTGGACCAGTTCGGTCGGAACCTCACCCAGGCTGCTAAGGAAGGCAAACTCGACCCCGTGGTGGGTCGGGAACAAGAAATCGAACGCATCATGCAGGTGCTGAGCCGGCGCACAAAGAACAACCCGGTGCTCATCGGCGAACCCGGCGTGGGGAAAACCGCCGTGGTGGAAGGCCTCGCATTAGACATTGTGAACGGCAAGGTCCCGGAAACCCTCAAGGACAAGCAGGTGTATTCCCTGGACCTGGGGTCGCTAGTGGCTGGCTCCCGCTACCGTGGTGATTTCGAAGAACGCCTGAAGAAGGTGTTAAAGGAAATCAACCAGCGCGGCGACATTATCCTGTTCATTGACGAAATCCACACCCTGGTTGGTGCGGGCGCGGCCGAGGGCGCCATTGACGCGGCCTCCCTGCTAAAGCCCAAGCTGGCCCGCGGCGAGCTGCAAACCATTGGCGCCACCACCCTCGACGAGTACCGCAAACATATTGAAAAGGACGCTGCCCTAGAGCGCCGGTTCCAGCCGGTGCAGGTGCCCGAGCCCTCCGTGGAAATGACGATCAATATTCTGAAGGGCCTGCGGGACCGGTATGAGGCCCACCACCGGGTGTCGATCACCGATGGCGCCTTGACCGCCGCCGCGAACCTGTCCGACCGGTACATCAACGACCGGTTCCTGCCGGATAAGGCCGTCGACCTCATCGACGAGGCCGGCGCCCGCATGCGTATCAAACGCATGACCGCCCCCGAGGGTATTCGGGAAATGGATGAGCGGATCACCAAGGTGCGGCGGCAAAAAGAGGCCGCCATCGACGCACAAGATTTCGAAAAGGCCGCCGGGTTGCGTGACCAGGAGCGCCAGTTGACCGAGGAGCGCCGCGAGAAGGAAAAGCAGTGGCGCGCCGGGGAGCTGGACGACATTGCCGAGGTGGGCGAGGAGCAAATCGCCGAGGTGTTGGCCCACTGGACCGGGATTCCCGTGTTCAAGCTCACCGAGGAAGAGTCCTCCCGCCTGCTCAATATGGAGGATGAGCTGCATAAGCGCATCATTGGTCAGGAGGATGCGGTCAAGGCGGTGTCCCGGGCGATTCGCCGTACCCGCGCCGGCCTGAAGGATCCGCGGCGTCCCTCCGGTTCGTTTATTTTCGCTGGTCCCTCCGGTGTGGGTAAAACCGAGCTTTCGAAAGCGCTTGCGAACTTCCTGTTTGGTGAGGATGACGCCCTGATCCAGATCGACATGGGCGAGTTCCACGACCGGTTCACCGCCTCCCGCCTGTTCGGTGCGCCCCCCGGCTATGTTGGCTACGAAGAGGGCGGCCAGCTTACCGAAAAGGTGCGGCGTAAGCCGTTCTCCGTGGTGCTTTTCGACGAGATTGAGAAGGCCCACAAGGAAATCTACAACACTCTCCTCCAGGTGCTGGAAGACGGCCGGCTTACCGACGGTCAAGGCCGCATTGTCGATTTCAAGAACACGGTCCTGATCTTCACCTCCAACCTTGGTACCCAAGACATCTCCAAGGCTGTGGGCATGGGCTTCAGTGCGGTTGGCGAGCATGATGCTGACGGCCAGTATGAGCGCATGAAGAACAAGGTCAATGACGAGTTGAAGAAGCATTTCCGCCCCGAATTCCTCAACCGTATCGACGACATTGTGGTGTTCCACCAGCTCACCAAGGAGCAGATTGTAGAAATGGTCGACCTGTTGGTGGGCCGCGTCGAAAAGGCCCTGGCAGCCAAGGACATGGGCATCGAACTCACGGAGCAGGCCAAGAACCTGCTGGCCGCCCGTGGTTTCGACCCGGTGCTGGGTGCCCGGCCGCTGCGTCGCACGATTCAGCGCGAAATTGAAGACGTGTTGAGTGAAAAGATCCTCTTCGGCGAGGTCGGCGCAGGTGAGATCGTCACCGTGGATGTCGAGGGTTGGGATGGCGATGCCAAGCACAACGACAAGGCCACGTTCGTATTCACTCCCCGGCCGAAGCCGCTGCCGGAGGAGCTGGAATTGCAGGCCACGGCCCCGGCCGCTGTGGAGGCCAAGCCGGTGGGGGCATCCGACTCCGCCGCCGGCACCAGCACCAGTGATTCGGTGACTCCCCGGCACGCCGCCGAGGACTAA
- a CDS encoding NAD(P)H-binding protein: protein MKILIVGANGRVGTKLMALLSESHTVYAGVRNAEAPNAVALDLTAPLPEITKAVKSVQPDVIYFTAGSRGKNLLQVDAFGAVKLIQAAKAAGVPRFVMLSTVYALQPERWNEGILADLSDYYIAKFFADHWLVHHSDLDYTILQPGPLEDTPGTGRIAVDVAEPRGNSMDDVAATLAAIITIPETVGKVITMSGGDTPIAEALAS from the coding sequence ATGAAGATTCTTATTGTTGGTGCTAACGGTCGCGTTGGCACCAAACTCATGGCGTTACTCTCCGAATCCCACACGGTGTACGCCGGCGTGCGGAACGCGGAGGCCCCCAATGCGGTGGCGCTCGACCTGACCGCCCCACTACCGGAGATCACCAAGGCGGTGAAGTCCGTGCAACCGGATGTTATCTATTTCACTGCTGGGTCGCGGGGGAAGAATTTGTTGCAGGTGGATGCGTTTGGCGCGGTCAAACTGATCCAGGCGGCTAAGGCGGCCGGGGTACCCCGGTTTGTCATGTTGAGCACGGTGTATGCGTTACAGCCGGAGCGGTGGAACGAAGGAATCCTGGCGGACCTGTCGGATTACTACATTGCGAAGTTCTTTGCCGACCACTGGCTGGTCCACCACAGCGACCTGGACTACACGATCCTGCAGCCGGGACCTCTGGAGGACACCCCGGGCACGGGTCGCATCGCCGTGGATGTGGCAGAGCCCCGCGGCAATAGCATGGATGATGTGGCCGCAACCCTGGCGGCAATCATTACGATCCCAGAGACCGTGGGCAAGGTCATCACTATGTCCGGTGGGGACACTCCCATCGCAGAAGCACTGGCTTCCTAA
- a CDS encoding lipase family protein, producing MAKKTMCVWSIIFLAVSAMFPAAATADNDDFYQPPAQFSTHPQAPGTVLRTQPVDNTRATKMLYASTDQDGKPVAVSGYVIEPDRPAIGTVVFAPGTRGQGDMCAPSRGPWLVGAVSTTAMSVNYELPIQYYAASLGLRVIVTDYIGLGTPGIHTYVNAAEEAHAVLDAARAGLRVAKAPLDSPVGLHGYSQGGGAVAAAAELAEEYAPDVRLVGTYAGAPPADLFEVFTTVDGSSISGVLGMAINGFSARDAQFRAAVDRHVSDAGHRYLQTVATSCVIDSVGKYGFMKSNVFTKTGITFKEVVQQEPVIAETLKRNSLGKKPPRTPIFMMTGRSDDIIPTDQVARLADKYCRAGATVSATQSALPRVTPTINSGINHALSSWEDIQPSMEYLLARFRGEPARNDCGNYQSPRSSL from the coding sequence ATGGCAAAGAAAACTATGTGCGTATGGTCCATCATCTTCCTCGCCGTCTCAGCCATGTTCCCTGCTGCTGCGACTGCCGACAATGATGATTTTTACCAACCTCCCGCACAGTTTTCCACCCACCCGCAAGCCCCCGGCACGGTCCTACGCACCCAACCGGTCGACAACACCCGGGCCACAAAAATGCTGTATGCATCCACCGACCAGGACGGAAAACCGGTGGCGGTATCCGGGTATGTGATCGAACCCGACCGACCGGCGATAGGGACCGTGGTGTTCGCACCGGGGACGCGCGGCCAGGGGGACATGTGCGCCCCCTCGCGGGGGCCGTGGCTGGTGGGGGCGGTGTCTACGACGGCAATGTCGGTGAATTACGAGCTGCCGATCCAGTATTATGCGGCGTCGCTAGGGTTGCGGGTGATTGTCACCGACTATATTGGGTTGGGCACGCCGGGGATTCACACATATGTGAATGCGGCGGAAGAGGCGCATGCGGTCTTGGATGCGGCCCGGGCAGGCCTGCGGGTGGCGAAGGCACCGCTGGATTCCCCGGTGGGGTTGCACGGGTATTCGCAGGGTGGGGGCGCCGTGGCGGCGGCCGCGGAACTGGCGGAGGAGTACGCCCCGGATGTGCGGCTGGTGGGAACCTATGCGGGGGCGCCGCCGGCGGATTTGTTTGAGGTGTTCACCACGGTGGATGGGTCGTCGATCAGCGGGGTGCTGGGGATGGCCATCAATGGGTTTTCGGCACGCGACGCCCAGTTTCGGGCGGCGGTGGATCGGCACGTGTCGGATGCGGGGCACCGATATTTACAGACGGTTGCCACGAGTTGCGTGATTGATTCGGTGGGAAAGTACGGGTTTATGAAGTCGAATGTGTTCACGAAGACCGGCATCACGTTCAAGGAGGTAGTACAGCAGGAGCCGGTGATTGCCGAAACTTTGAAACGCAATAGCCTGGGGAAAAAGCCGCCACGCACCCCGATTTTTATGATGACCGGCCGATCTGACGATATTATTCCCACGGATCAGGTCGCACGCCTGGCCGACAAGTATTGTCGGGCCGGGGCCACGGTGTCGGCGACGCAATCGGCGCTGCCGCGGGTGACGCCCACGATCAATTCGGGTATTAATCACGCGCTGTCGAGCTGGGAGGATATTCAGCCCTCCATGGAGTATTTGTTGGCCCGGTTCCGGGGCGAGCCGGCTCGGAATGATTGCGGCAACTATCAAAGCCCGCGCTCGTCACTGTAG
- a CDS encoding A/G-specific adenine glycosylase gives MTTPVTVTPEKSAELRTVLHRRLPAWFAANARDIAWRTPETSAWGVLLSEVMSQQTQVARVEPIWLGWINRWPTPTDFAAARIDDVLRAWGRLGYPRRALRLHECAQQIVAHHNGVVPEDVTDLLALPGIGDYTARAVAAFAYGQRVPVVDTNVRRVLARFYHGEYEPRSPSKRELAVMESLLPDADGDVDAAKFSTAIMELGALICTTTPKCGDCPLRSSCLWVAGGSIVTPRRPSRRVQKFAGTDRQVRGLIMAELRAADGIVPLERIEAVWADGTQRNRALTSLLDDGLAREVAGGFRLPN, from the coding sequence ATGACCACACCAGTTACCGTAACCCCAGAAAAGTCCGCCGAGCTTCGAACCGTCCTACACCGCCGGCTCCCCGCGTGGTTTGCCGCCAACGCCCGCGACATTGCCTGGCGCACCCCGGAAACCTCCGCGTGGGGTGTGCTGCTCAGCGAGGTCATGAGCCAACAAACCCAGGTCGCCCGCGTGGAACCCATATGGTTGGGGTGGATCAACCGTTGGCCCACCCCCACTGACTTCGCCGCGGCCCGCATTGACGATGTGCTACGCGCTTGGGGGCGTCTTGGGTACCCGCGGCGCGCGCTCCGCCTGCACGAATGCGCCCAACAGATTGTGGCGCACCACAATGGCGTGGTGCCGGAAGATGTGACCGACCTGTTGGCCCTGCCCGGCATCGGCGACTACACCGCCCGGGCCGTTGCCGCATTCGCCTACGGGCAGCGGGTGCCGGTGGTGGACACGAATGTGCGACGGGTGCTCGCCCGGTTCTACCACGGCGAATACGAGCCACGATCCCCGTCGAAACGGGAACTGGCGGTCATGGAATCCCTACTGCCAGACGCCGACGGGGACGTGGACGCGGCAAAATTCAGCACGGCGATCATGGAGCTCGGGGCACTCATCTGCACCACCACCCCCAAATGTGGTGACTGTCCTCTCCGGTCGTCATGCCTATGGGTGGCCGGCGGGTCGATCGTGACCCCGCGCCGCCCCAGCCGCCGCGTGCAAAAATTTGCCGGCACAGACCGCCAGGTCCGAGGACTCATCATGGCGGAACTCCGCGCAGCCGACGGCATAGTACCGCTCGAACGCATCGAAGCCGTGTGGGCGGATGGCACGCAACGCAACCGTGCGCTCACTTCCCTGCTTGACGACGGCCTCGCGCGGGAAGTCGCCGGCGGCTTCCGCTTACCCAACTAG
- a CDS encoding carbonic anhydrase, with protein MTTTPSSPSEARNPKLVWDNLLAGNARFAAGKPLHPNQSVNRREELRMGQSPRAAVFTCGDSRVPVELLFDVGLGDIFTIRTAGEVVDAAVLASLEFAVEALAVEVLVVLGHESCGAVKAAAAVALDGAEVPTGHQRTIVEQIMPSILSAKSAGKHTPFDFERAHAEAIRSKIMGISPVIKEAVKSGKTAFIAAHYSLADGSIDYLSVEGV; from the coding sequence ATGACTACAACACCCAGCAGCCCGTCTGAGGCCCGCAATCCAAAACTTGTGTGGGACAACCTGCTCGCCGGTAACGCCCGATTCGCCGCGGGGAAACCACTGCATCCCAACCAGAGCGTGAACCGCCGCGAGGAGTTACGCATGGGGCAATCCCCCCGGGCGGCCGTTTTTACCTGCGGTGATTCCCGGGTCCCCGTCGAGTTGCTTTTCGACGTGGGACTCGGCGACATTTTCACCATCCGCACCGCCGGGGAAGTGGTCGACGCCGCGGTGCTGGCGTCGCTAGAGTTCGCCGTTGAGGCGCTCGCCGTTGAGGTGCTGGTGGTGTTGGGGCACGAATCCTGCGGCGCGGTCAAGGCAGCCGCGGCGGTGGCGCTCGATGGCGCGGAGGTGCCGACCGGCCACCAGCGCACCATTGTGGAGCAGATCATGCCCAGCATTCTTTCGGCGAAAAGCGCCGGGAAGCATACTCCTTTCGATTTTGAACGCGCTCACGCGGAGGCGATCCGCAGCAAGATCATGGGTATTTCCCCAGTGATTAAGGAGGCGGTTAAGAGTGGTAAGACCGCGTTTATCGCCGCCCACTACAGCCTGGCGGATGGGTCGATCGACTACCTCTCCGTCGAAGGTGTGTAA